One window of the Cryptomeria japonica chromosome 7, Sugi_1.0, whole genome shotgun sequence genome contains the following:
- the LOC131856207 gene encoding photosystem II D2 protein: MTIALGKSSKEEQTLFDIMDDWLRRDRFVFVGWSGLLLFPCAYFALGGWFTGTTFVTSWYTHGLASSYLEGCNFLTAAVSTPANSLAHSLLLLWGPEAQGDFTRWCQLGGLWAFVALHGAFGLIGFMLRQFELARSVQLRPYNAIAFSAPIAVFVSVFLIYPLGQSGWFFAPSFSVAAIFRFILFFQGFHNWTLNPFHMMGVAGVLGATLLCAIHGATVENTLFEDGDGANTFCAFNPTQAEETYSMVTANRFWSQIFGVAFSNKHWLHFFMLFVPVTGLWMSAIGVVGLALNLRAYDFVSQEIRAAEDPEFETFYTKNILLNEGIRAWMAAQDQPHENLIFPEEVLPRGNAL, from the coding sequence ATGACTATAGCCCTTGGAAAGTCTTCCAAAGAGGAACAAACTTTatttgatattatggatgactggCTACGCAGAGACCGTTTTGTTTTTGTGGGTTGGTCCGGTCTATTGCTTTTTCCTTGTGCTTATTTTGCGCTAGGCGGATGGTTCACGGGTACAACTTTTGTGACTTCGTGGTATACTCATGGATTGGCCAGTTCCTATTTGGAAGGTTGTAATTTTTTAACTGCTGCAGTTTCTACGCCTGCTAATAGTTTAGCACATTCTTTGCTGCTATTATGGGGTCCTGAAGCACAAGGAGATTTTACTCGTTGGTGTCAATTAGGTGGTCTATGGGCTTTCGTTGCTCTTCATGGTGCTTTTGGTCTAATAGGCTTCATGCTACGCCAATTTGAACTTGCTCGATCTGTACAATTACGACCTTATAATGCAATTGCGTTCTCTGCTCCGATTGCTGTTTTTGTTTCCGTATTCTTGATCTATCCATTAGGCCAGTCTGGTTGGTTTTTTGCGCCTAGTTTCAGCGTAGCAGCTATTTTTCGATTTATCCTCTTTTTTCAAGGTTTTCATAATTGGACCTTGAATCCATTTCATATGATGGGAGTTGCCGGAGTATTGGGTGCTACTCTTCTATGTGCTATTCACGGTGCTACCGTGGAAAATACTTTATTTGAAGACGGTGATGGTGCAAATACATTCTGTGCTTTTAACCCAACTCAAGCCGAAGAGACTTATTCTATGGTCACTGCGAACCGTTTCTGGTCTCAAATTTTTGGGGTTGCTTTTTCCAATAAACATTGGTTACATTTCTTCATGTTATTTGTGCCGGTGACCGGTTTATGGATGAGTGCCATTGGAGTAGTTGGCCTAGCTCTAAACTTACGTGCTTATGATTTTGTTTCTCAGGAGATTCGTGCAGCGGAAGATCCTGAATTTGAAACTTTTTATACAAAAAATATTCTTTTGAACGAAGGTATTCGTGCTTGGATGGCGGCTCAGGATCAGCCTCATGAAAACCTTATATTC